CGCCGATGCGGTAGCGCAGCTTGGGGTTAGGGTTCTCTGCGATGCGGGCGATGAGGTCGGCCACCACGCGCGCGTCGCGCTTGTGCACCTCGGTCCTGACGAACTCCGTAAAGCGCTTCCCGCGCTCGTGGTTGGGAGACTGCGGCGAGATGGCGAACTCGCCCAGGTGCACGTTGCGCTCCCAGATGTCGGTCTGAAAGGCGCCGGGCTCCACCAGCACCACGCGGATGCCGAGCGAGCGCAGTTCGATGCGCAGCGCCTCGCTCCATCCCTCCAGGGCAAACTTGGAGGCGCTGTAAGCCCCAGTGACCGGCGCCGCGGCCCGGCCGCTGATGGAGGAGATCATGATGATGTGGCCGGAGCCCTGCTTGCGCATCACGGGGAGGACCGCCTTGGTCATGGCCACGTGCCCGAAGTAATTGGTTTCGAACTGCATGCGGATCTCTTCCATCTTCAGGTCCTCGGCAAAGCCGGCAACGGCGAAGCCGGCGTTGTTCACCAGCACATCGATGCGGCCGTGGTCGCGCACGATCTCCGCCACCACCGTGGGGATGGAGTCGAACTCGGTAACATCGAGGCGCCGGAAGTCGAGCCGCCCGGCGACACCGGCGGTGGCCGCGGCTTCGTCCAGCCGGGTACGCCGCGAGAGGTTGCGCACAGTGGCCACTACGGTATGCCCGCGCCGGGCCAGCTCCACCGCCGTCAGCAGGCCGATCCCGCTGGAGGCGCCGGTGATGACGACGATTTTTCCGCGCATAAGGAAACCTCAGGGTCGATTCTGGTTGGCGTGCCATTGAATCATCGAACGCGTGCCCAGTCGAGGGCTCCATCGC
This Terriglobales bacterium DNA region includes the following protein-coding sequences:
- a CDS encoding SDR family oxidoreductase → MRGKIVVITGASSGIGLLTAVELARRGHTVVATVRNLSRRTRLDEAAATAGVAGRLDFRRLDVTEFDSIPTVVAEIVRDHGRIDVLVNNAGFAVAGFAEDLKMEEIRMQFETNYFGHVAMTKAVLPVMRKQGSGHIIMISSISGRAAAPVTGAYSASKFALEGWSEALRIELRSLGIRVVLVEPGAFQTDIWERNVHLGEFAISPQSPNHERGKRFTEFVRTEVHKRDARVVADLIARIAENPNPKLRYRIGADAHLQFWLRAILPWKTYERLIERAMRIG